The following are from one region of the Escherichia sp. E4742 genome:
- the xanQ gene encoding xanthine/proton symporter XanQ, which produces MSDINHAGSDLIFELEDRPPFHQAIVGAITHLLAIFVPMVTPALIVGAALQLSAETTAYLVSMAMIASGIGTWLQVNRYGIIGSGLLSIQSVNFSFVTVMIALGSSMKNDGFHEELIMSSLLGVSFVGAFLVVGASFILPYLRRVITPTVSGIVVLMIGLSLIKVGIIDFGGGFAAKSSGTFGNYEHLGVGLLVLIVVIGFNCCRSPLLRMGGIAIGLCVGYAVSLCLGMVDFSSLRNLPLITIPHPFKYGFNFNLHQFLVVGTIYLLSVLEAVGDITATAMVSRRPIQGEEYQSRLKGGVLADGLVSVIASAVGSLPLTTFAQNNGVIQMTGVASRYVGRTIAVMLVILGLFPVIGGFFTTIPSAVLGGAMTLMFSMIAIAGIRIIITNGLKRRETLIVATSLGLGLGVSYDPEIFKILPASIYVLVENPICAGGLTAILLNIILPGGYRQEKVLPGITSVEEMD; this is translated from the coding sequence ATGTCTGATATAAACCATGCAGGTTCTGACCTTATATTTGAACTGGAGGATCGCCCTCCTTTTCATCAGGCTATCGTTGGTGCCATTACCCATCTATTGGCAATTTTCGTCCCAATGGTAACACCCGCGCTAATTGTGGGGGCGGCCTTACAACTTTCCGCAGAAACCACTGCCTACCTGGTTTCTATGGCGATGATCGCTTCTGGTATTGGTACCTGGTTGCAGGTAAATCGCTATGGAATTATAGGTTCAGGTTTACTCTCTATTCAGTCAGTCAATTTTTCATTTGTGACAGTTATGATTGCGCTGGGTAGCAGCATGAAAAACGACGGTTTTCATGAAGAGTTAATCATGTCGTCACTCCTCGGCGTCTCCTTCGTTGGTGCCTTTCTGGTGGTCGGAGCCTCTTTTATTCTTCCTTATTTACGCAGAGTAATTACTCCCACTGTCAGTGGTATTGTTGTACTGATGATCGGCTTAAGCCTGATTAAAGTTGGCATTATTGATTTTGGCGGTGGTTTTGCCGCCAAGAGCAGTGGCACGTTCGGCAACTACGAGCATCTTGGTGTTGGTTTACTGGTGCTGATTGTGGTTATTGGCTTTAACTGTTGTCGCAGTCCGCTACTACGTATGGGCGGAATCGCCATTGGTTTGTGCGTGGGTTATGCGGTTTCATTATGCCTTGGCATGGTGGACTTCAGCAGTTTACGCAATCTCCCCCTCATTACTATTCCCCATCCTTTCAAATACGGATTTAATTTCAACCTCCATCAGTTCCTGGTGGTCGGCACCATTTATCTGCTTAGTGTACTGGAAGCGGTAGGGGATATCACCGCCACAGCAATGGTTTCCCGCCGCCCTATCCAGGGAGAAGAATATCAGTCACGCCTGAAAGGCGGCGTGCTGGCAGATGGTCTGGTTTCGGTTATCGCCTCCGCCGTCGGTTCACTACCATTAACCACGTTTGCACAAAATAACGGTGTTATTCAGATGACCGGTGTCGCCTCACGTTATGTCGGGCGAACCATCGCGGTAATGCTGGTTATCCTCGGATTATTTCCGGTGATCGGTGGCTTCTTCACCACTATTCCCTCGGCAGTTCTGGGTGGTGCAATGACGTTGATGTTTTCCATGATTGCCATTGCGGGTATCCGCATCATTATTACCAACGGATTAAAGCGCCGTGAAACACTTATTGTCGCCACTTCTTTAGGTTTAGGACTTGGTGTTTCTTATGACCCCGAAATTTTTAAAATATTACCCGCCTCAATATATGTATTAGTTGAAAATCCTATTTGTGCCGGAGGCCTAACTGCGATTTTATTAAATATTATCCTCCCTGGAGGCTACCGACAGGAAAAGGTTCTGCCAGGTATTACCTCAGTGGAAGAAATGGATTAA
- a CDS encoding molybdopterin-dependent oxidoreductase Mo/Fe-S-binding subunit: protein MNIHFTLNGAPQELKANPGENVQKLLFGMGMHSVRNSDDGFGFAGSDAILFNGNILNASLLIAAQLENADILTTESLGKWNELSLVQQAMVDVGVVQSGYNDPAAALIITDLLDRIATPTREEIDDALSGLFSRDAGWQQYYQVIELAVARKNNPQATIDIAPTFRDDLEVIGKHYPKTDAAKMVQAKPCYVEDRVTADACVIKMLRSPHAHALITHLDVSKAEALPGVVHVITHLNCPDIYYTPGGQSAPEPSPLDRRMFGKKMRHVGDRVAAVVAESEEIALEALKLIDVEYEVLKPVMSIDEAMAEDAPVVHDEPVVYVAGAPDTLEDDNSHAAQRGEHMIINFPIGSRPRKNIAASIHGHIGDMDKGFADADVIIERTYNSTQAQQCPTETHICFTRMDGDRLVIHASTQVPWHLRRQVARLVGMKQHKVHVIKERVGGGFGSKQDILQEEVCAWATCVTGRPVLFRYTREEEFIANTSRHVAKVTVKLGAKKDGRLTAVKMDFRANTGPYGNHSLTVPCNGPALSLPLYPCDNVDFQVTTYYSNICPNGAYQGYGAPKGNFAITMALAELAEQLQIDQLEIIERNRVHEGQELKILGAIGEGKAPTSVPSAASCALEEILRQGREMIQWSSPKAQEGDWCVGRGVAIIMQKSGIPDIDQANCMIKLESDGTFIVHSGGADIGTGLDTVVTKLAAEVLHCPPQDVHVISGDTDHALFDKGAYASSGTCFSGNAARMAAENLREKILFHGAQMLGEPLEDVQLATPGVVRGKKGEVSFGDIAHKGETGTGFGSLVGTASYITPDFAFPYGANFAEVAVNTRTGEIRLDKFYALLDCGTPVNPELALGQIYGATLRAIGHSMSEEIIYDAKGHPLTRDLRSYGAPKIGDIPRDFRAVLVPSDDKVGPFGAKSISEIGVNGAAPAIATAIHDACGIWLREWHFTPEKILTALKKI from the coding sequence ATGAATATCCACTTTACTTTAAATGGTGCGCCCCAGGAGCTAAAGGCCAATCCTGGTGAGAACGTGCAAAAGCTGTTGTTTGGCATGGGTATGCACTCTGTGCGCAACAGTGATGATGGCTTCGGTTTTGCCGGTTCTGACGCGATTCTTTTTAACGGTAATATCCTTAACGCCTCCCTGTTGATAGCAGCACAGTTAGAAAACGCAGACATTCTCACCACTGAATCCTTAGGCAAATGGAATGAATTAAGTCTGGTTCAACAGGCAATGGTTGATGTCGGCGTGGTGCAGTCCGGTTATAACGATCCGGCTGCGGCTCTGATTATCACCGATCTTCTCGATCGCATCGCCACACCAACCCGTGAAGAGATCGACGACGCGCTTTCTGGTCTGTTCAGCCGCGATGCTGGCTGGCAGCAATACTACCAGGTCATTGAACTGGCGGTTGCACGTAAAAATAACCCACAGGCTACGATTGATATCGCCCCAACTTTCCGCGATGACCTTGAGGTTATTGGTAAACATTACCCAAAAACCGACGCTGCCAAAATGGTGCAGGCGAAACCCTGCTATGTTGAAGACCGCGTAACCGCTGACGCCTGCGTCATTAAAATGTTACGTAGCCCACACGCTCACGCACTGATTACCCATCTGGATGTCAGTAAAGCCGAGGCTTTACCGGGCGTTGTTCACGTTATTACTCACCTGAATTGCCCAGATATCTACTACACACCTGGTGGTCAGAGCGCACCGGAACCGTCACCGCTTGACCGCCGTATGTTCGGCAAGAAAATGCGTCACGTCGGCGATCGCGTGGCTGCGGTAGTAGCTGAAAGTGAAGAAATTGCGCTCGAAGCACTGAAGCTCATCGACGTTGAATATGAGGTGCTTAAGCCAGTAATGTCGATTGACGAGGCAATGGCGGAAGATGCGCCTGTCGTACACGATGAACCGGTGGTGTATGTTGCTGGTGCGCCAGATACTCTGGAAGACGATAACAGCCATGCAGCCCAGCGCGGCGAGCATATGATCATCAACTTCCCTATCGGTTCTCGCCCTCGCAAAAATATCGCCGCCAGTATTCATGGTCATATTGGTGATATGGATAAAGGCTTTGCCGACGCCGATGTGATCATTGAACGAACCTATAATTCAACTCAGGCACAACAGTGCCCGACTGAAACACACATCTGCTTTACCCGCATGGACGGCGATCGTCTGGTTATCCACGCGTCCACTCAAGTACCGTGGCACCTGCGTCGCCAGGTTGCGCGTCTCGTGGGCATGAAACAGCATAAAGTTCATGTCATTAAAGAACGCGTAGGCGGCGGTTTTGGGTCTAAACAGGATATCCTGCAGGAAGAAGTGTGCGCCTGGGCAACCTGCGTGACCGGGCGTCCGGTACTGTTCCGCTACACCCGTGAAGAAGAGTTTATTGCTAACACCTCTCGTCACGTCGCGAAAGTCACCGTCAAACTGGGGGCCAAAAAAGATGGTCGCCTGACGGCAGTGAAGATGGATTTCCGCGCCAACACAGGCCCTTACGGCAACCACTCACTCACCGTACCGTGTAACGGACCGGCGCTGTCGCTGCCGTTATATCCGTGCGATAACGTCGATTTCCAGGTCACCACCTACTACAGCAACATCTGCCCAAATGGTGCTTATCAGGGTTATGGCGCACCGAAAGGTAACTTCGCTATCACTATGGCATTAGCAGAACTGGCTGAACAGTTGCAGATCGACCAGCTGGAAATTATCGAACGTAACCGGGTACACGAAGGGCAAGAGCTGAAGATTCTCGGCGCAATTGGCGAAGGTAAAGCGCCGACCTCCGTTCCTTCTGCTGCCAGCTGCGCACTGGAAGAGATCCTGCGTCAGGGGCGTGAGATGATCCAATGGTCTTCACCTAAAGCGCAGGAAGGTGACTGGTGCGTGGGTCGTGGCGTCGCCATTATTATGCAGAAATCAGGTATCCCTGATATCGATCAGGCTAACTGCATGATCAAACTGGAATCAGACGGTACATTTATCGTCCATTCTGGTGGTGCTGACATCGGTACGGGTCTGGATACTGTAGTCACTAAACTGGCGGCCGAAGTGCTGCATTGTCCACCGCAGGACGTGCATGTTATCTCCGGTGATACCGATCATGCGTTGTTTGATAAAGGCGCGTATGCCTCGTCCGGCACTTGCTTCTCAGGCAACGCCGCACGTATGGCAGCGGAAAATTTACGCGAGAAAATCCTTTTCCACGGCGCGCAAATGTTGGGTGAGCCACTGGAAGATGTTCAACTGGCAACGCCGGGTGTCGTTCGCGGCAAGAAAGGCGAAGTCAGTTTCGGGGATATTGCCCATAAAGGCGAAACTGGTACTGGCTTTGGTTCACTGGTGGGAACAGCCAGTTACATCACACCTGATTTCGCCTTCCCGTATGGGGCAAACTTCGCTGAAGTGGCCGTCAATACTCGTACCGGTGAAATCCGCCTGGATAAATTCTACGCCTTGCTGGATTGCGGTACTCCGGTCAACCCGGAGTTAGCGTTGGGGCAGATCTACGGCGCTACCCTCCGAGCTATCGGCCACAGCATGAGCGAAGAGATCATTTATGACGCCAAAGGACACCCATTAACGCGTGATTTACGCAGCTATGGCGCGCCGAAAATTGGCGACATTCCGCGTGATTTCCGCGCTGTGCTGGTGCCGAGTGACGATAAAGTCGGCCCATTCGGGGCGAAATCAATCTCGGAGATCGGCGTGAACGGTGCAGCACCGGCAATTGCTACCGCAATTCACGATGCTTGCGGCATCTGGTTACGCGAATGGCATTTCACACCGGAGAAAATACTCACCGCGCTGAAAAAAATATAA
- the ygfK gene encoding putative selenate reductase subunit YgfK, giving the protein MGDIMRPIPFEELLTRIFDEYQQQRSIFGIPEQQFYSPAKGKSVGVFGETCATPVGPAAGPHTQLAQNIVTSWLTGGRFIELKTVQILDRLELEKPCIDAEDECFNTEWSTEFTLLKAWDEYLKAWFALHLLEAMFQPSESGKSFIFNMSVGYNLEGIKQPPMQQFIDNMMDASAHPKFAQYRDTLHKLLQDDAFLARHGLQEKRESLQALSARIPTSMVQGVTLSTMHGCPPHEIEAICRYMLEEKELNTFVKLNPTLLGYARVREILDSCGFDYIGLKEESFDHDLKLTQALEMLERLMALAKEKSLGFGVKLTNTLGTINNKGALPGEEMYMSGRALFPLSINVAAVLSRAFDGKLPISYSGGASQLTIRDIFDTGIRPITMATDLLKPGGYLRLSACMRELEGSDAWGLNCVDVERLNRLAADALTMEYTQKHWKPEERIEVAEDLPLTDCYVAPCVTACAIKQDIPEYIRLLGEHRYADALELIYQRNALPAITGHICDHQCQYNCTRLDYDSALNIREMKKVALEKGWDEYKQRWHKPAGSGSRHPVAVIGAGPAGLAAGYFLARAGHPVTLFEREANAGGVVKNIIPQFRIPAELIQHDIDFVADHGVKFEYGCSPDLTVEQLKNQGFHYILIATGTDKNSGVKLAGDNQNVWKSLPFLREYNKGTALKLGKHVVVVGAGNTAMDCARAALRVPGVEKATVVYRRSLQEMPAWREEYEEALHDGVEFRFLNNPERFDADGTLTLRVMSLGEPDEKGRRRPVETNETVTLHVDSLITAIGEQQDTEALNTMGVPLDNNGWPDVDHNGETRLTNVFMIGDVQRGPSSIVAAVGTARRASDAILSRENIRSHQSDKYWNNVNPTEIYQRKGDISVTLVNSDDRDAFVAQEAARCLECNYVCSKCVDVCPNRANVSIAVPGFQNRFQTLHLDAYCNECGNCAQFCPWNGKPYKDKITVFSLSQDFDNSSNPGFLVEDCRVRVRLNNQSWVLNIDSEGQFNNVPPELNDMCRIISHVHQHHHYLLGRVEV; this is encoded by the coding sequence ATGGGGGATATTATGCGTCCCATTCCGTTTGAGGAACTTTTGACGCGCATATTTGATGAATACCAACAACAACGCTCAATCTTTGGTATTCCCGAGCAACAGTTTTACTCACCCGCAAAAGGTAAATCTGTCGGTGTTTTCGGTGAAACCTGTGCGACACCAGTCGGCCCCGCCGCAGGTCCGCACACGCAACTCGCACAAAACATCGTCACTTCCTGGCTGACTGGCGGACGCTTCATCGAACTTAAAACAGTACAAATCCTCGATCGTCTGGAGCTGGAAAAGCCCTGTATCGACGCCGAAGACGAGTGTTTTAACACCGAATGGTCTACCGAATTTACCCTGCTTAAAGCGTGGGATGAATACCTCAAAGCCTGGTTCGCCCTGCATCTTCTCGAAGCTATGTTCCAGCCGTCCGAGTCCGGTAAATCATTCATCTTTAATATGAGCGTCGGTTACAACCTCGAAGGCATTAAACAACCACCCATGCAGCAGTTCATCGATAATATGATGGACGCGTCTGCACATCCGAAGTTTGCACAATACCGCGATACGCTTCATAAACTACTCCAGGATGACGCATTTTTAGCCCGCCACGGTTTGCAGGAAAAACGTGAAAGTTTGCAGGCCTTGTCGGCACGTATCCCCACCAGCATGGTACAAGGCGTTACCCTCTCCACGATGCACGGCTGCCCTCCACATGAAATCGAAGCCATTTGCCGTTACATGCTGGAAGAAAAAGAGCTCAATACCTTCGTGAAACTCAACCCGACTTTATTGGGTTACGCGCGAGTGCGCGAGATTCTCGATAGCTGTGGTTTCGATTACATTGGCTTAAAAGAAGAGTCATTTGATCACGATCTCAAGCTAACCCAGGCGCTGGAAATGCTGGAACGCCTGATGGCGCTGGCGAAAGAAAAATCGCTCGGCTTTGGCGTCAAACTGACTAACACCCTCGGCACCATCAACAATAAAGGTGCACTGCCTGGCGAAGAGATGTATATGTCCGGGCGTGCGCTGTTCCCGCTCTCCATCAATGTCGCAGCAGTTCTTTCCCGCGCCTTTGACGGCAAACTGCCTATCTCTTATTCCGGTGGTGCCAGCCAGTTAACTATCCGCGATATTTTCGATACGGGTATTCGCCCGATAACCATGGCAACTGACCTGCTGAAACCTGGTGGCTATCTGCGCTTAAGCGCTTGCATGCGCGAACTGGAAGGGTCAGACGCCTGGGGGCTTAACTGTGTTGACGTCGAACGGCTGAACAGGCTGGCAGCAGATGCGCTAACTATGGAATACACCCAGAAACACTGGAAGCCAGAAGAGCGTATTGAAGTGGCAGAAGACCTGCCACTGACCGACTGCTACGTTGCACCCTGTGTTACTGCTTGTGCCATCAAACAGGATATTCCGGAATATATTCGCCTGCTGGGCGAACATCGCTATGCCGACGCGCTGGAACTTATCTACCAACGCAACGCGCTGCCCGCGATTACCGGCCATATTTGCGATCACCAGTGCCAGTACAACTGTACTCGTCTGGATTACGACAGTGCGTTGAATATCCGCGAAATGAAAAAAGTCGCCCTGGAAAAAGGCTGGGATGAATATAAGCAACGCTGGCACAAACCAGCCGGTTCCGGTTCTCGTCATCCGGTTGCTGTAATTGGCGCCGGTCCGGCGGGTCTGGCTGCAGGTTACTTCCTTGCCAGAGCAGGCCATCCTGTCACGCTGTTTGAACGCGAAGCTAACGCGGGCGGCGTGGTGAAAAATATCATTCCGCAGTTCCGTATTCCGGCTGAGTTAATTCAGCACGATATCGATTTTGTTGCCGATCACGGCGTGAAATTTGAGTACGGTTGCTCGCCGGACCTGACCGTCGAACAGTTAAAAAATCAGGGCTTCCACTACATTCTGATTGCCACAGGTACTGATAAAAATAGCGGTGTGAAACTGGCGGGCGACAACCAGAATGTCTGGAAATCTCTCCCCTTCCTGCGCGAGTACAACAAGGGTACTGCGCTCAAGCTGGGTAAACATGTGGTGGTTGTCGGGGCGGGTAACACCGCAATGGACTGCGCCCGTGCGGCATTACGCGTGCCAGGCGTTGAAAAAGCGACTGTGGTTTACCGTCGTTCATTACAAGAGATGCCTGCGTGGCGCGAAGAGTATGAAGAAGCACTGCACGATGGCGTGGAGTTCCGTTTCCTGAACAATCCTGAACGTTTCGATGCTGATGGCACCTTAACGTTGCGCGTCATGTCACTTGGCGAACCTGATGAGAAAGGTCGTCGCCGCCCGGTAGAAACCAACGAAACGGTAACACTGCACGTAGACAGTTTGATTACCGCCATTGGTGAACAACAGGATACTGAAGCCCTGAATACGATGGGCGTGCCGCTGGACAACAACGGCTGGCCAGACGTCGACCATAACGGTGAAACCCGCCTGACTAATGTCTTTATGATCGGTGACGTACAGCGCGGACCTTCCTCCATTGTCGCGGCTGTCGGCACAGCTCGTCGGGCATCGGATGCCATTCTTAGCCGGGAAAATATCCGTTCACACCAAAGCGATAAATACTGGAACAACGTCAACCCGACGGAAATCTACCAACGCAAAGGCGATATCTCTGTCACCCTGGTGAACAGCGATGATCGTGACGCGTTTGTCGCTCAGGAAGCCGCACGTTGTCTTGAATGTAACTACGTTTGCAGCAAGTGTGTGGATGTCTGCCCGAACCGCGCCAACGTGTCAATTGCGGTCCCTGGATTCCAGAACCGTTTCCAGACACTGCACCTGGACGCCTACTGCAACGAATGCGGCAACTGCGCCCAGTTCTGTCCGTGGAACGGTAAACCGTACAAAGACAAAATCACCGTCTTTAGCCTGTCGCAAGACTTTGATAACAGCAGCAACCCAGGCTTCCTGGTGGAAGATTGCCGAGTACGCGTGCGTCTGAATAACCAAAGCTGGGTGTTAAACATCGACAGCGAAGGTCAGTTCAACAACGTACCGCCAGAGCTGAACGATATGTGCCGCATCATTAGCCATGTCCACCAGCATCATCATTATCTGCTGGGCCGCGTGGAGGTGTAA
- the ygfM gene encoding molybdopterin-dependent oxidoreductase FAD-binding subunit, with amino-acid sequence MIEQFFRPDSVEQALELKRRYQDEAVWFAGGSKLNATPTRTDKKIAISLQDLELDWVDWDNGALRIGAMSRLQPLRDARFIPAALREALGFVYSRHVRNQSTIGGEIAAQQEESVLLPVLLALDAELVFGNGETLSIEEYLACPCDRLLTEIIIKDPYRTCATRKISRSQAGLTVVTAAVALTDHDGMRIALDGVTSKALRLHDVEKQNLEGYALEQAVANAIFPQEDLRGSVAYKRYITGVLVADLYADCQQAGEEAV; translated from the coding sequence ATGATTGAACAATTTTTCAGGCCCGACTCTGTCGAACAGGCGCTGGAACTGAAGCGCCGCTACCAGGATGAAGCCGTCTGGTTTGCCGGCGGCAGCAAACTCAACGCCACGCCAACCCGCACCGATAAAAAGATTGCCATTTCCTTACAGGATCTGGAGCTGGACTGGGTTGACTGGGATAACGGCGCACTGCGTATTGGTGCAATGTCTCGCTTACAGCCACTGCGTGATGCGCGCTTTATTCCTGCGGCACTGCGCGAAGCACTCGGTTTTGTTTACTCTCGCCATGTTCGTAATCAGTCGACTATTGGTGGTGAAATCGCCGCCCAGCAGGAAGAATCGGTGTTGCTTCCCGTTCTGCTGGCTCTGGATGCTGAACTGGTTTTTGGCAATGGTGAAACACTGTCAATCGAAGAGTACCTGGCCTGCCCATGCGATCGCCTGCTAACCGAAATCATCATTAAAGATCCGTACCGCACCTGTGCGACTCGCAAAATTAGCCGTTCCCAGGCTGGATTAACGGTAGTGACAGCAGCCGTAGCGTTAACCGACCACGACGGTATGCGAATTGCGCTGGATGGCGTCACCAGTAAAGCACTGCGTCTGCACGATGTCGAAAAACAAAATTTGGAAGGCTATGCACTTGAACAGGCTGTCGCCAACGCCATTTTCCCGCAGGAAGATTTGCGGGGCAGCGTGGCCTATAAACGCTATATCACGGGAGTTCTGGTAGCCGACCTGTATGCCGACTGCCAACAGGCTGGGGAGGAAGCCGTATGA
- the ssnA gene encoding putative aminohydrolase SsnA — protein MLILKNVTAVQLHPAKVQEGVDIAIENDVIIAIGNALTHRYPEANYKEMHGRIVMPGIVCSHNHFYSGLSRGIMANIAPCPDFISTLKNLWWRLDRALDEESLYYSGLICSLEAIKSGCTSVIDHHASPAYIGGSLSTLRNAFLKVGLRAMTCFETTDRNNGIKELQEGVEENIRFARQIDDAKKAATEPYLVEAHIGAHAPFTVPDAGLGMLREAVKATGRGLHIHAAEDLYDVSHSHHWYGKDLLARLAEYDLIDNKTLVAHGLYLSKEDIALLNQRDAFLVHNARSNMNNHVGYNHHLSDIRNLALGTDGIGSDMFEEMKFAFFKHRDAGGPLWPDSFAKALTNGNELISRNFGAKFGLLEAGYKADLTICDYNSPTPLLAENIAGHIAFGMGSGSVHSVMVNGVMVYEDRQFNFDCDSIYAQARKAAASMWRRMDALA, from the coding sequence ATGTTGATTCTGAAGAATGTCACCGCAGTACAGCTACACCCGGCGAAAGTGCAGGAAGGCGTCGATATCGCTATCGAAAATGATGTGATTATCGCTATCGGCAACGCCCTGACACACCGCTACCCTGAAGCCAACTACAAAGAGATGCATGGTCGGATTGTAATGCCGGGGATTGTCTGCTCGCACAACCATTTTTACTCGGGGCTTTCCCGCGGGATTATGGCGAACATCGCCCCCTGCCCGGACTTCATCTCGACGCTGAAAAACCTGTGGTGGCGGCTCGATCGCGCCCTTGATGAAGAATCTCTCTACTACAGCGGACTGATTTGTTCACTGGAAGCAATCAAGAGTGGATGTACATCGGTTATCGATCACCATGCTTCTCCGGCGTATATCGGCGGGTCGCTCTCAACGCTGCGCAACGCATTTTTAAAAGTTGGCCTGCGCGCGATGACCTGTTTTGAAACCACTGACCGTAACAACGGCATTAAGGAGTTACAGGAAGGGGTAGAAGAAAATATTCGCTTCGCCCGTCAGATTGATGATGCGAAGAAAGCGGCAACCGAGCCGTATCTGGTAGAAGCGCATATCGGCGCTCACGCCCCGTTTACCGTGCCGGATGCCGGTCTGGGAATGCTGCGCGAAGCCGTAAAAGCCACCGGGCGTGGTTTACACATTCACGCCGCTGAAGACCTTTACGACGTTTCTCACAGTCACCACTGGTACGGCAAAGACCTGCTGGCACGGCTGGCAGAATACGATCTCATCGACAACAAAACGCTGGTTGCTCACGGACTTTATTTGTCGAAAGAAGATATTGCTCTGCTCAATCAGCGCGATGCGTTCCTGGTGCATAACGCCCGTTCCAACATGAACAACCACGTCGGCTACAACCATCACCTTAGCGATATTCGCAATCTGGCGTTGGGAACCGACGGCATTGGTTCAGACATGTTTGAAGAGATGAAATTTGCCTTCTTTAAACATCGCGATGCGGGTGGTCCGCTATGGCCTGACAGTTTTGCCAAAGCCCTGACTAACGGCAACGAACTGATAAGCCGCAACTTTGGCGCGAAATTTGGCCTCCTGGAAGCCGGTTATAAAGCAGATTTAACCATTTGCGATTACAACTCGCCGACGCCGCTGCTGGCAGAAAATATCGCCGGACATATCGCTTTTGGTATGGGGTCAGGCAGCGTTCACAGCGTGATGGTCAACGGCGTGATGGTCTATGAAGATCGTCAGTTTAACTTCGATTGCGATTCCATTTATGCGCAAGCCAGAAAAGCCGCTGCCAGTATGTGGCGTCGTATGGATGCATTGGCATAA
- the guaD gene encoding guanine deaminase: protein MSGEHTLKAVRGSFIDVIRTVDNPEEIASALRFIEDGLLLIKQGKVEWFGEWEQGKHQIPDTIRVRDYRGKLIVPGFVDTHIHYPQSEMVGAYGEQLLEWLNKHTFPTERRYEDLEYAREMSAFFIKQLLRNGTTTALVFGTVHPQSVDALFEAASHINMRMIAGKVMMDRNAPDYLLDTAESSYHQSKELIERWHKNGRLLYAITPRFAPTSSPEQMAMAQRLKEEFPDTWIHTHLCENKDEIAWVKELYPEHDGYLDVYHQYGLTGKNCVFAHCVHLEEKEWDRLSETKSSIAFCPTSNLYLGSGLFNLKKAWNKKVKVGMGTDIGAGTTFNMLQTLNEAYKVLQLQGYRLSAYEAFYLATLGGAKSLGLDDLIGNFIPGKEADFVVMEPTATPLQQLRYDNSVSLVDKLFVMMTLGDDRSIYRTYVDGRLVYERN, encoded by the coding sequence ATGTCAGGGGAACACACGTTAAAAGCAGTACGAGGCAGTTTTATTGATGTCATCCGTACGGTCGATAATCCAGAAGAGATCGCTTCTGCGCTGCGATTTATTGAGGATGGTTTATTACTCATTAAACAGGGGAAAGTGGAATGGTTTGGTGAATGGGAACAGGGCAAGCATCAAATCCCGGACACCATTCGCGTCCGTGATTATCGTGGCAAATTGATTGTACCGGGCTTTGTCGATACGCATATCCATTATCCGCAGAGTGAAATGGTCGGTGCCTATGGCGAGCAGTTACTGGAATGGCTGAATAAACACACCTTCCCTACTGAGCGCCGTTATGAGGATTTAGAGTACGCCCGCGAAATGTCGGCGTTCTTCATCAAGCAGCTTTTACGTAACGGAACCACCACGGCGCTGGTGTTTGGTACCGTCCATCCGCAATCCGTTGATGCGCTGTTTGAAGCCGCCAGTCATATCAATATGCGCATGATTGCCGGTAAGGTGATGATGGACCGCAACGCACCGGATTATCTGCTCGATACTGCCGAAAGCAGCTATCACCAAAGCAAAGAACTGATCGAACGCTGGCACAAAAATGGTCGTCTGTTATATGCCATTACGCCACGCTTCGCCCCAACATCGTCACCTGAACAGATGGCGATGGCGCAACGCCTGAAAGAAGAGTTTCCCGATACGTGGATACATACCCATCTGTGTGAAAACAAAGATGAAATTGCCTGGGTGAAAGAACTTTATCCTGAACATGATGGTTATCTGGATGTTTACCACCAGTACGGCCTGACAGGGAAAAACTGCGTCTTTGCTCACTGCGTCCATCTGGAAGAAAAAGAGTGGGATCGTCTTAGCGAAACTAAATCCAGCATTGCGTTTTGTCCAACCTCCAACCTTTATCTCGGCAGCGGCTTATTCAACCTGAAAAAAGCATGGAATAAGAAAGTCAAAGTCGGCATGGGGACTGATATTGGCGCTGGAACCACCTTCAACATGCTGCAAACACTGAACGAAGCCTACAAAGTATTGCAGCTACAGGGCTATCGTCTCTCAGCATATGAAGCATTTTATCTTGCCACGCTCGGTGGCGCGAAATCTCTGGGGCTTGACGATCTGATCGGCAACTTTATACCCGGCAAAGAGGCTGATTTTGTGGTGATGGAACCCACGGCCACACCACTACAGCAGCTGCGCTATGACAACTCTGTTTCCTTAGTCGACAAATTGTTCGTGATGATGACGTTGGGCGATGACCGTTCGATCTACCGCACCTACGTTGATGGTCGTCTGGTGTACGAACGCAACTAA